The Candidatus Nanosynbacter featherlites DNA window GATTCTTCAGTGTCAACCATGCCGCCCGGTAACGCCCAATACGTCTTGTAGTTTGCCTTAACGATCAAAGCTCGACCCTCAACATCCTCCAACAGGACAGCAGCGCCAGACGGTCGAGCGTCCAAGCTTTCAAGCCATTGACGTCGTTCTGCTCTCATAAACCCATCCATTATTTTGCAAACTCCACTGCCCGCGTTTCGCGGATAACATTAACTTTGATAGTACCTGGATATTGCATAGTTGATTCAATCTTAGTGGCAATATCACGCGACAACTTGATGGCGCTCAAGTCATCAATCTTTTCTGGCTTGACAATCACCCGCACTTCTCGCCCGGCAGAAATTGCATAGGCCTTGTCGATGCCCTCAAAGCTGGTGGCTACGTTTTCCAAGTCGCGCATACGTTCAGCAAAGTTTTCCGCTGAGATGTTACGTGCGCCTGGCCGTGCTGCTGAAGCAGCGTCTACCACACGAACCACCAACGCTTCTGGTGTTGTCGCTTCAATATCATCATGGTGCGCCTCAATAGCGTGAGCAATTCGCTCGTCCATGCCATATTTACGCGCCAATTCTGCCGCAATGTGGTGATGCTTACCTTCAATCTTGTGCGTCACTGCCTTACCAGAGTCGTGCAGCAATGTTGCAATCTTTGATATACGAACATCAGCGCCAATTTCCTCGGCAATCATCCCCGCCATCTGCGCCATCTCAGTAGAATGCTTCAGCACGTTCTGACCATAGGAGGTTCGGAATTTCAATTCACCCAACAGGCGTAGCATTTCCTTTGGAATACCAACAACACCCGCTTCACGCATGGCATCTTCACCAGCCTGCTTGACTTCTTTGTCAATCTGTTTTTGCGCCTTGGCAACAACTTCCTCGATGCGCGCTGGATGAATGCGTCCATCTTTCATCAGCATCTCCAAGCTCAAACGCGCAACCTGGCGACGAACTGGGTCAAAGCTCGACAACACCACCATACCTGGTGTGTCGTCCACCAAAATGTCGACACCCGTGGCACGTTGTAATGCCTGGATATTGCGACCCTCCTTACCAATGATGCGACCCTTCATCTCGTCATCAGCCAGCTTCACTGCCGTCACGGTACGCTCAGCCGTTACTTCGCTACTCATTCGCTCCATGGCGGTGAGCAAAATAGTCTGAGCTCGCTCTTCAGCATCGTCCATGGCCTCGTGCTGCAATTTTGCAACCAATTTGGTGAGGTCGTCACGAATGTCACGCTCAGTCATCTGCATCAATTTTTCGGCTGCATCTTTCTTTTTCAGGCCAGCAATTTTTTCCAATTTTTCCTGCTGACGAGTACGAATTTGCCGAATCTCATTTTTCAAATCATCGATCTCATCTTCGTGCGCCCGCAATTTTTCTGACCGACGATCTAGCTCTTCAAGCTTATTGTCAAGCGCCTTTTCACGATCTGCCAAACGATTTTCCGTTTTTTGCCACTCTCGACGACGCTCATTCTCAATTTTCAGCGCCTCATCTTTTGCCTTAAGAACGATGTCACTCGCTTTGGTTTTTGCATTCGCCAAATCTTTATCAATTTGCGACTTTGCTTGTGAACGGCGTACTGTTTGATATCCATAAAGCGCGCCCGCGCCTAA harbors:
- the rny gene encoding ribonuclease Y; translation: MAGIVIGALVGASLGAGALYGYQTVRRSQAKSQIDKDLANAKTKASDIVLKAKDEALKIENERRREWQKTENRLADREKALDNKLEELDRRSEKLRAHEDEIDDLKNEIRQIRTRQQEKLEKIAGLKKKDAAEKLMQMTERDIRDDLTKLVAKLQHEAMDDAEERAQTILLTAMERMSSEVTAERTVTAVKLADDEMKGRIIGKEGRNIQALQRATGVDILVDDTPGMVVLSSFDPVRRQVARLSLEMLMKDGRIHPARIEEVVAKAQKQIDKEVKQAGEDAMREAGVVGIPKEMLRLLGELKFRTSYGQNVLKHSTEMAQMAGMIAEEIGADVRISKIATLLHDSGKAVTHKIEGKHHHIAAELARKYGMDERIAHAIEAHHDDIEATTPEALVVRVVDAASAARPGARNISAENFAERMRDLENVATSFEGIDKAYAISAGREVRVIVKPEKIDDLSAIKLSRDIATKIESTMQYPGTIKVNVIRETRAVEFAK